In Fusarium oxysporum f. sp. lycopersici 4287 chromosome 2, whole genome shotgun sequence, a genomic segment contains:
- a CDS encoding hypothetical protein (At least one base has a quality score < 10): protein MESSVPIVKRRASIACRRCRRMRSKCVHDRGQPPCKACLDAGVKEGGCVFTPRGQPDNDRCHRRPRVARTRTAKTTRQDPGGVRRGSLDASSTALGTLSNGWENLPPLPEIIDGINQFTRHYFQLGFIPKEQFPQRLLKDRTSVSVFLVVSILSISARLSRPLSRRYGSGIKASGFFMERATGIALGEIFPTKNTLENCQAFYLLSIAQQGNGLKDESHTSMGLALRIASAIKLHLEHTYAYENSNPTPDAIILRESARRTLWMLHSQDQLHSCSSSPISLAASDIDALLPCNEEDFANGREPPSRAALEGTPRAIKDPSLVNDPNRSLFGTLIQAHGFWGVVTRDAVNYTPYSYPWDPESKFVRVSKKLDQWERNLPPSHQWSRARLSEYKAKAQDLAYLGVTMIPRLCNIVLRRPYLEYILTSSREYHQRPSVFDQIACDLFNNVHRLYEQIDAQFTGRSSDESVGAQMAAFCVYTCGLFSIYLWRYPTFLNITYDGYMMFQRSLDILMECKEVWPLASRWVDALKRFAQDPDSSFKSENGMADGKDLIHNSITHLPTTTPISCGASPASSLYTRQSNSLASSSIALQSPSPNDISASISTTHIIPSHFSQPQIQQQLQIHSHPHQPPLSVISQQQAFVAPQLQPQLYMSSDNIANFDMVLGGFNPNAVQAYPMASQGNAPLATGIPTAMDITSGPLNPPLDGFLDELNYYSYGSQDWIPTSNLFEGYK, encoded by the exons ATGGAGTCCTCCGTCCCGATCGTCAAACGACGAGCTTCAATTGCTTGTCGCCG ATGCCGGCGCATGAGGAGTAAATGTGTCCACGATCGTGGCCAGCCTCCCTGCAAGGCCTGCTTAGACGCCGGGGTCAAGGAAGGCGGATG CGTGTTCACACCACGAGGCCAACCGGATAATGATCGATGCCATCGGCGTCCGCGCGTTGCTCGCACAAGGACTGCCAAGACGACTCGACAGGATCCAGGAGGAGTACGACGTGGGAGTCTTGATGCTTCCTCGACAGCTCTAGGCACATTGAGTAACGGATGGGAAAATCTACCTCCACTACCAGAGATCATTGATGGTATAAACCAGTTCACGCGACATTACTTTCAACTTGGTTTTATTCCTAAAGAGCAATTTCCCCAGCGCCTGCTTAAAGATCGCACGTCGGTTAGCGTCTTTCTCGTTGTCAGTATTCTTAGCATTTCAGCTCGCCTCAGTCGTCCTCTATCAAGGCGGTATGGGTCTGGCATAAAGGCGTCTGGGTTTTTCATGGAGCGGGCGACAGGCATTGCACTCGGCGAGATATTCCCGACCAAAAATACATTGGAGAACTGCCAGGCCTTTTATCTTCTTAGCATCGCACAACAAGGGAATGGACTTAAAGATGAGAGCCAT ACGAGCATGGGCCTTGCTCTTCGAATCGCATCTGCAATCAAGCTGCATTTAGAACATACTTATGCTTATGAGAATTCGAACCCTACGCCTGATGCCATCATTCTTCGCGAATCCGCACGGAGGACTCTG TGGATGTTACATAGTCAGGATCAGCTACACTCAtgctcctcctcgcccaTCTCTCTCGCTGCTTCGGATATCGATGCCCTACTACCTTGTAATGAAGAAGACTTCGCCAATGGGCGAGAGCCTCCTTCGCGGGCCGCTCTTGAAGGGACTCCGCGTGCTATCAAGGACCCAAGTCTGGTCAATGATCCAAACCGGTCTCTTTTCGGCACTCTCATTCAAGCACATGGGTTCTGGGGCGTTGTCACACGGGATGCAGTCAACTATACTCCTTATTCTTATCCATGGGATCCAGAGAGCAAGTTTGTCAGAGTCTCCAAAAAGCTTGATCAGTGGGAAAGGAACTTACCTCCCAGCCATCAATGGAGCCGGGCTAGACTGTCTGAATACAAGGCCAAAGCACAGGATCTG GCATATCTTGGGGTCACAATGATTCCGCGCCTTTGCAATATTGTTCTTCGTCGGCCATACTTGGAGTA TATCCTCACTTCATCACGCGAATATCACCAGCGGCCGTCAGTCTTCGACCAGATAGCATGCGACCTTTTCAACAATGTCCATAGGCTCTACGAGCAAATCGACGCCCAGTTTACGGGACGCTCTTCAGATGAAAGTGTCGGTGCACAAATGGCTGCCTTTTGTGTTTACACATGCGGCCTTTTTTCTATATATCTTTGGCGCTATCCGACCT TCCTGAACATCACGTATGACGGGTATATGATGTTTCAACGCAGCCTGGATATTCTGATGGAATGCAAAGAGGTCTGGCCTCTTGCTTCTCGTTGGGTCGATGCCTTAAAGCGCTTTGCTCAAGATCCTGACAGCTCATTTAAAAGCGAAAATGGGATGGCAGATGGCAAAGACCTCATCCACAACTCAATAACTCACCTTCCTACGACCACGCCGATATCATGTGGTGCGTCGCCTGCTTCGTCCTTATACACTCGACAAAGCAATTCTCTTGCTTCAAGTTCCATTGCTCTGCAGTCTCCGTCCCCAAACGATATCTCTGCCTCCATATCTACGACTCATATTATACCCTCTCATttttctcaacctcaaatcCAACAACAGCTACAAattcattctcatcctcatcagccaCCACTATCGGTAATATCACAGCAACAGGCTTTCGTCGCgcctcagcttcagcctcagcTTTACATGAGTTCTGACAATATTGCCAACTTTGACATGGTCCTTGGGGGCTTTAACCCCAATGCTGTCCAAGCTTATCCAATGGCATCGCAGGGCAACGCTCCGTTAGCAACCGGCATTCCAACAGCTATGGATATCACCAGTGGGCCACTAAACCCTCCTCTGGACGGCTTCTTGGACGAGTTGAACTATTATTCGTACGGGTCCCAGGACTGGATACCGACAAGCAATTTGTTCGAAGGCTATAAGTAA
- a CDS encoding phosphoribosylaminoimidazole-succinocarboxamide synthase: protein MSALTEISLPSFQKIASGKVRDLFELPDKNTLLFVASDRVSAYDAVLKNPIPDKGKILTLVSAHWFQVLTERIPGLRTHFISLDIPEGVTPEEAKTIKDRSMVVKKLSVIKIESIVRGYLTGSAFKEYKQKGTVHGIPVEPGMEEAQKFKQPLWTPSTKADAGEHDENIHPDEAWKEVGDRETADRVKELSLKIYEEAAKYAEERGILLADTKFEFAKDGEGNIYLVDEVLTPDSSRFWPAAGYMPGRDQDSFDKQFIRNWLTKEGLKGKEGVELPQDIVQATADRYREAFLMLTGKKFEDAVGQ from the exons ATGTCTGCTTTGACGGAAATCTCGCTCCCAAGCTTTCAAAAGATTGCTTCGGGCAAAGTGCGCGACCTGTTCGAGCTGCCAGACAAGAACACCCTTCTCTTTGTGGCCTCCGACCGTGTCTCTGCGTACGATGCTGTTCTGAAGAACCCAATCCctgacaagggcaagattTTGACCCTCGTCTCAGCTCACTGGTTCCAAGTTTTAACAGAGCGCATTCCTGGCCTCCGCACCCATTTCATCAGTCTCGATATTCCCGAGGGTGTTACTCCTGAAGAGGcaaagaccatcaaggaCCGTTCGATGGTCGTGAAGAAGCTTTCTGTCATCAAGATTGAATCAATTGT ACGAGGTTACCTGACCGGCTCAGCTTTCAAGGAGTACAAGCAGAAGGGAACCGTTCATGGCATCCCCGTCGAGCCTGGTATGGAAGAAGCCCAAAAGTTCAAGCAGCCTCTCTGGACTCCAAGCACCAAGGCTGATGCTGGAGAACACGACGAGAACATCCACCCTGATGAAGCTTGGAAGGAGGTTGGTGATCGTGAGACTGCAGACCGCGTAAAGGAACTTTCCCTCAAGATATACGAGGAGGCCGCCAAGTATGCCGAAGAGCGAGGCATTCTCTTGGCTGACACCAAGTTTGAATTTGCCAAGGATGGAGAGGGAAACATCTACCTCGTCGATGAGGTTCTGACCCCTGACTCTTCTCGATTCTGGCCAGCAGCCGGCTACATGCCTGGCCGCGACCAGGACAGCTTTGACAAGCAATTCATCCGCAACTGGCTCACTAAGGAAGGactcaagggcaaggaggGCGTGGAGCTACCCCAGGATATCGTTCAGGCTACAGCAGACCGCTACCGAGAGGCCTTCCTCATGTTGACTGGTAAGAAGTTCGAGGATGCTGTTGGCCAGTAG